GAGAGACTTGTCAATCTGGAGGCTGAGAAGATCAAGAATCATCTTTTCGAGGTTCTTGCCCACCGAGAGGAGCAAATCGCGAGCGGACTGTTCCAACGTGCGTTCGCTGCGTTCTGTAAATGCTTGTGCTTCCTTATCGGCGTTTTCGAGTTTTGCTTTGGCTTCGTCTTCGGCTGCCCTGACAATTTCGGCCGCCTTGTCCTTTGCCTTAGAAATAATATCTGCTGCTGCGAGTTCTGCCTTTTCGACAGCATCCTTCTGGATGCGTTCCATAAGGGCTTGCAAATCTTCTGCCATTTAAATCTCCAAATTGAACCAAAACACCCCTTTTAAGGGCATTTTTATTAAACACAGAAAAGAATATACTAGGAAAATTTGGAAAAAGACAAGAAAATCGACAAAAAATTGCGAAAATATTGTTTACTTACACAAATGGAGGATAAAAAGACCAAAAGGAGCGACAAAAGGCGTAAAACCTCGACAGAAAATGGAAAGCGCTTTACAAAATTTGGGAGGAAACGATGAATCTATTCAAAAAGACTTTTTCAAAAACAAGCAATTAACAACTAGGAAGTTTTTCTATATTTCACCGCGAAAAATTATCTTCAAGGATACAACCATGAAACGTACACATAACTGCGGCCAGCTTCGCAAGGAAGATGTTGGCCAGACCGTAACACTCGCCGGTTGGGTGGATCGCCGCCGTGACCATGGTGGTGTGATTTTCGTTGACCTCCGCGACAAGTATGGCAAGACCCAGATCGTTTTCAATCCGGATTACAATGCCGATGTTTTGAAGACTGCCGAACAGCTCCGTAACGAATACGTTATTTACGTGACTGGTAAGGTCTACGCCCGCGAAGAAGGCAACACGAACGAAAAGCTCGCTACGGGTGAAATCGAAGTCAAGGCTGACAAGCTCGAAATTTTGAACGCCGCCCTCACCTCTCCGCTCGCCATTAACGACCCGAACGAAGAATGCAAGGAAAACGACGACCTCCGCTTGCAGTACCGCTACCTGGACCTCCGCCGTCCGTGGATCCAGAAGAAGCTCCTCCTCAAGAGCCGCTTCCTCAAGGCCGTGTACGACTTCTTCTATTCTAACGGTTTTGAAAACATTGAAACTCCGTGCCTTTGCAAGTCCACTCCGGAAGGCGCACGTGACTACCTCGTGCCGTCCCGCGTGAACCCGGGCAAGTTCTACGCCCTCCCGCAGTCTCCGCAGCAGTACAAGCAGCTCTTGATGATTGCAGGCATGGACCGCTACTTCCAGATCGCCAAGTGCTTCCGCGACGAAGACCTCCGCGCTGACCGTCAGCCGGAATTCACGCAGATCGACGTTGAAATGTCTTTCGTCAATCAGGACGAAGTCATGGAAATGTTCGACAAGTTCGTGACTGAAGTTTTGGGCAAGGTTTGGAACTTCGAACCGCCGCGTCACATCCGCCGTATGAAGTGGGCAGAAGCTATGCTCAAGTACGGTTCCGATAAGCCGGACCTCCGCTTCGACCTCGAAATTCACGACGTGTCTGAAATCGGTGCAAAGTCCAACTTTGGCGTGTTCAAGAACTGCGTTGCCGCTGGTGGCAAGATCCGCGGTATCGCTGCTAAGGGTTGCGTTGACTTTACTCGTAAGCAGATCGATGAACTCACGGCTTACGTTGCCAAGTACGGTTCCAAGGGCCTCGTGTGGATGCGCGTCAAGGAAAATGACGAAGTTGAAACTCAGGTCGGCAAGTTCTTCACGACCGAACAACTTAACGAACTCCGCGACGCTGTTGGCGCTAAGTGCGGCGACATGATGTTCTTCATCGCAGGTCCGGAAAAGATTGCAGCTACGGCTATGGGTCAGCTCCGCTTGGAAGTCGCCCGTATCAAGGGTCTCCGCGATCCGAAGAAGCGTGAATTTGTGTGGATTACCGAATTCCCGATGTTCGAATACAGCGATACCGAAGGCCGCTACATGGCTATGCACCACCCGTTCACGAACCCGCTTCCGGAACATTTGGACATGATGCTCAGCGGCAACCTCAAGGATTGCAACGCTGAAGCTTATGACCTTGTTCTTAACGGTGTGGAAATCGGCGGTGGTTCTATCCGTATTCACAACCCAGAAGTTCAGGAAAAGGTGTTCCGCTTGCTCGGCCTCTCCGAAGAACAGGTGAAGACCAAGTTCGGCTTCTTCGTCGATGCATTCAAGTACGGTGCTCCTCCGCACGGTGGTTTGGCCTTCGGTCTCGACCGCGTTGTTGCTACTATGGAAGGTGAAGAATCTATCCGTGACTACATCGCATTCCCGAAGAACACGAGTGCTTCTAGCCCGATGGACCAGTGCCCGAGTGAAGTGGACCTCCAGCAGTTGCAGGACATCCACATTTCTGTGCAGTTGCCTAAGGGTAACGAGAAAAAGTAATAGTGGTTGTCATGCCCGCGAAGGCGGGCATCACCCTTTCACTAAAGCTTTTGAAAATGGCGGGTTTCGACCCGCCATTTTTGTATGAATGGTGATTCCGGCTCGGAGGCCGGAATGACAGCTTCCGCGAGAGTCGCGAAACAAAAGAAATGAAAAGAGCCGTCGGTATTGCTACCGGCGGTTCTTTGATTGTTGGATGGAGGAGGAGTCTTTTTTTATAAGTTCTTTTTCTGCTGTTTATGTTCATCGACATTGCCGCAGGGTTTCAGATGGCGATAAACGGCAGGATGCCCCGAGATGCTGTCAATGGAAAGAAAATGTGAGGATTCGGATACGGCTACACCGAATGAATCCGTCTGCCCTGTAAATAGGCTATTGATGTATCCCATGTCGTTCTCCTATATTTTCAAATTCTTCAGGTATTGCGAGAGTTCCATGTTCGCGGAGTAATCCACCGGGCACTCGATGATGCTCGGCACGTCCTGGCGGAAGGCTTCGCGCAAGGTGCTCGGCAAGTCTTCGGTGCGCTCAATGCGGTAGCCCTTCAGGTGCAAGGATTCGGCGTACTTGACGTAATCCGGGTTCGTGAATTCGACCGCATAGCTGTCACCGTAGCGTTCTTCCTGTTTCCACTTGATGAGGCCGTAGCCGCCATCGGTAAAAATCAGCGTCACGAACGGGATGTGTTCACGGTAAGCCGTCTCGAGTTCCTGGCTGTTCATCATAAAGCCGCCGTCACCCGTGACCGCCAAGACCTTTTTCTTGGGGTTCAAAAGCTTTGCCGCAATCGCGCCAGGCACCGCAATACCCATGGTCGCAAAACCGTTAGAAATAATGCAGGTGTTCGGGTGGTCGCAATTGTACTGGCGGGCAATCCACATCTTGTGCGCACCCACGTCCGAAATCAGGATGTCTTCTTCATCCAGAACGAGACGGATGTCATGAAGCACCTTCTGCGGTGTCGGCGGGAAACTCGTGTCGTGATCGTAACGCGAATGCTCGGCCACCATCATCGCACGGATTTGCATAGCCCATTCCGGTTCCCAGGAGTTCGGACAAACGCTGCAGAGCGCATCGAGAGATGCGGAGATGTCGCCAATGATTTCTTCGTCGGGCTGATAGAATTTGTTCACATGGTTCGGCGTTTCGTCGATGTGAATAATCATCTTGTTGCCATTCGGGTTCCACTTGGCAGGCGCATATTCCACGACGTCATAGCCAACAGCAATCACGAGGTCTGCCTGTTCCATGACGATGTTCGGATAATCCCTTTGCGGTAGTCCGATGCAGCCCATAAAATACTTTTCGCAAGTCGGGATTACACCCTTTGCCATCATGGTGCAAACGACTGGAATCTTGGACGAGGACACAAATGCACGCAAAGCCTCGGAAGCGTGGTTACGCACAGCGGAATGCCCCACAAGAACCACCGGGCGCTTTGCATTTGCAAAGACCCCGCCCGCCGCGAGAATCGCATCGGTGCTAGCGTACACGGTGTTTTCGCGATGGTGCTTCAGCGGAGTTTGAGCGACCTCGCCTTCCACTTCCATAGCGGCAATGTTGCACGGCAAGTCGATGTGGCATGCACCGGGCTTTTCCATTTCGGCGTACTTGAATGCAATACGGACAATTTCATTCACCGTATCCGGGCGAACGACCTGCTTACTGCGCTTGGTAATCGGCGTAAACATGTTCACCAAGTCCAAATATTGATGGCTCGTCAAATGCATACGCTCTGTACCCACCTGCCCCGTAATCGCAATCAGCGGAGCGCCATCGGAGTTTGCATCGGCAACACCCGTAACAAGGTTTGTAGCGCCAGGGCCAAGGGTCGAAAGGCAGACGCCCGCCTTCCCCGTCAAACGCCCATAGACATCAGCCATGAAGGCCGCGCCCTGTTCGTGACGCACCGTAATGAACTTGATGGACGACTTTTTAATCGCTTCCATCAGTTCGAGAGTTTCTTCTCCAGGGATTCCAAAAATATACTTGACGCCTTCACTTTCTAAGGACTTGATCAAAACTTCAGCAGTGTTCATAATTTTAAATGTCTCTTAAATGTCTCCGCGAAAAGGTTTGCAAAAACCGTGCCAAAAAGTGGTTTTGCCGTAAAAAAGACAAATTTTGAAAGAAACAGGGCTCTGGAGAGCATTTTTTAGGGCATTTTGGGAGTTTTGCCGATTACAAAGCTAAAGGTTATACAAATAATGGAACGCGCTTTTACACAACAAATTCCGTAATAGTTACAAGAAACGTAATGAATATATTATAAAAACACGCGATTTTAAGCCATATTGGCCTTGGCACATTTTTTGCGATTAAACGAGCATGGAATGTGTAGAGACAGAAGATACTTTTATCCGGTCCATTTCGGC
This is a stretch of genomic DNA from Fibrobacter sp. UWB13. It encodes these proteins:
- the aspS gene encoding aspartate--tRNA ligase, whose amino-acid sequence is MKRTHNCGQLRKEDVGQTVTLAGWVDRRRDHGGVIFVDLRDKYGKTQIVFNPDYNADVLKTAEQLRNEYVIYVTGKVYAREEGNTNEKLATGEIEVKADKLEILNAALTSPLAINDPNEECKENDDLRLQYRYLDLRRPWIQKKLLLKSRFLKAVYDFFYSNGFENIETPCLCKSTPEGARDYLVPSRVNPGKFYALPQSPQQYKQLLMIAGMDRYFQIAKCFRDEDLRADRQPEFTQIDVEMSFVNQDEVMEMFDKFVTEVLGKVWNFEPPRHIRRMKWAEAMLKYGSDKPDLRFDLEIHDVSEIGAKSNFGVFKNCVAAGGKIRGIAAKGCVDFTRKQIDELTAYVAKYGSKGLVWMRVKENDEVETQVGKFFTTEQLNELRDAVGAKCGDMMFFIAGPEKIAATAMGQLRLEVARIKGLRDPKKREFVWITEFPMFEYSDTEGRYMAMHHPFTNPLPEHLDMMLSGNLKDCNAEAYDLVLNGVEIGGGSIRIHNPEVQEKVFRLLGLSEEQVKTKFGFFVDAFKYGAPPHGGLAFGLDRVVATMEGEESIRDYIAFPKNTSASSPMDQCPSEVDLQQLQDIHISVQLPKGNEKK
- a CDS encoding acetolactate synthase large subunit; the encoded protein is MNTAEVLIKSLESEGVKYIFGIPGEETLELMEAIKKSSIKFITVRHEQGAAFMADVYGRLTGKAGVCLSTLGPGATNLVTGVADANSDGAPLIAITGQVGTERMHLTSHQYLDLVNMFTPITKRSKQVVRPDTVNEIVRIAFKYAEMEKPGACHIDLPCNIAAMEVEGEVAQTPLKHHRENTVYASTDAILAAGGVFANAKRPVVLVGHSAVRNHASEALRAFVSSSKIPVVCTMMAKGVIPTCEKYFMGCIGLPQRDYPNIVMEQADLVIAVGYDVVEYAPAKWNPNGNKMIIHIDETPNHVNKFYQPDEEIIGDISASLDALCSVCPNSWEPEWAMQIRAMMVAEHSRYDHDTSFPPTPQKVLHDIRLVLDEEDILISDVGAHKMWIARQYNCDHPNTCIISNGFATMGIAVPGAIAAKLLNPKKKVLAVTGDGGFMMNSQELETAYREHIPFVTLIFTDGGYGLIKWKQEERYGDSYAVEFTNPDYVKYAESLHLKGYRIERTEDLPSTLREAFRQDVPSIIECPVDYSANMELSQYLKNLKI